A single Gammaproteobacteria bacterium DNA region contains:
- a CDS encoding MBL fold metallo-hydrolase — translation MPREIHPGIHWIQEFGPDRPGIAKSLIDRGAHWYRPGREIHVPQNAFLFAGDQTLLFDTLSPAATEQILADLERVLDGRALDYLALSHPDVPHAGNTFRILERHPGATLVAPRFGRTHELYHLEDAHKVGPGDSLDLGGKRLHFHDAAFLDAAMSMWMTEETTGMLLPVDWMGLPLMDGEGLLFADEFGSPVDEDRYAEFHGRVMFWMRYVDVARTQKEIDLVLETYRPRMIASAHGPVIRADVPRYFEMMKDVVERVATGGRTGVL, via the coding sequence ATGCCCAGAGAAATACATCCCGGGATCCACTGGATTCAGGAATTCGGGCCGGATCGGCCGGGGATCGCGAAGTCCCTGATCGATCGCGGAGCCCACTGGTATCGTCCCGGGCGCGAGATCCACGTTCCGCAGAACGCCTTCCTCTTCGCCGGGGACCAGACGTTGCTCTTCGACACGCTGTCGCCGGCCGCGACTGAACAGATTCTCGCAGACCTGGAGCGGGTGCTGGACGGCCGAGCGCTCGACTACCTCGCGCTCTCGCACCCGGACGTTCCCCACGCGGGCAACACCTTCCGAATACTGGAGCGGCATCCCGGGGCGACGCTGGTGGCGCCCCGGTTCGGAAGGACGCACGAACTCTATCATCTGGAAGACGCGCACAAGGTGGGTCCGGGGGACTCGCTCGATCTGGGAGGGAAGCGGCTGCACTTCCACGATGCCGCCTTCCTGGACGCCGCGATGTCGATGTGGATGACCGAGGAGACCACGGGGATGCTCCTGCCCGTCGACTGGATGGGGCTGCCGCTGATGGACGGGGAGGGGCTCCTGTTCGCGGACGAGTTCGGCTCTCCCGTGGACGAGGACCGCTACGCGGAATTCCACGGGCGCGTCATGTTCTGGATGCGGTACGTGGATGTGGCGCGCACGCAGAAGGAGATCGATCTGGTGCTGGAGACCTATCGTCCACGCATGATCGCCTCCGCGCACGGACCCGTGATTCGCGCCGACGTTCCGCGCTACTTCGAGATGATGAAGGACGTCGTGGAGCGGGTCGCAACCGGCGGCCGGACGGGGGTGCTGTGA
- a CDS encoding cytochrome c-type biogenesis protein CcmH: protein MTAAAAILLAASAMHAHGAPQEPLSTGPSHAGYTDAVVFRHSHDGPHGEDLLRIEQMIRCTCSCNLDTHICQYQMQCSESPAFTQRILAALEAGESEEVILAGFVADFGTDIISSPPMEGFNWVGYVMPWVAVAFSGILIGFFVRRNVAQGRERVPVVDSDISDTDWDRLRKEMKELEKEDW, encoded by the coding sequence ATGACTGCTGCCGCCGCCATCCTGCTTGCCGCTTCTGCCATGCACGCCCACGGCGCGCCACAGGAGCCCCTCTCCACCGGCCCCTCGCACGCGGGCTACACCGATGCCGTCGTCTTCCGGCACTCCCACGACGGGCCGCACGGCGAAGACCTGCTCCGCATCGAACAGATGATCCGCTGCACCTGCAGCTGCAACCTGGACACCCATATCTGCCAGTACCAGATGCAGTGCAGCGAATCCCCCGCCTTCACCCAGCGCATCCTGGCGGCGCTGGAGGCAGGCGAGTCCGAGGAGGTCATCCTGGCCGGCTTCGTCGCCGACTTCGGCACGGACATCATCAGCTCGCCGCCGATGGAGGGCTTCAACTGGGTGGGCTACGTCATGCCGTGGGTCGCGGTGGCTTTCTCCGGCATCCTCATCGGTTTCTTCGTGCGCAGGAACGTGGCCCAGGGACGGGAGCGCGTCCCGGTGGTGGACTCGGACATCTCCGACACCGACTGGGACCGACTGCGGAAGGAGATGAAGGAGCTGGAGAAGGAAGACTGGTAG
- a CDS encoding DUF6526 family protein → MAEPQNYANHAKRPPLLFLAGAYSSTAAALAIGYQLVTDFSTGNLALFLVAASAATGLLFARRFSTGVQDRVIRLEERLRMERLLPDDLKSRIEDLTTDQLIGLRFASDAELSGLVRAVLDGELTDRKEIKQAVEDWRADHQRI, encoded by the coding sequence ATGGCCGAACCCCAGAACTACGCCAATCACGCCAAGCGGCCTCCTCTGCTGTTCCTTGCCGGGGCCTACAGCTCCACGGCGGCGGCGCTGGCGATCGGCTACCAGCTCGTCACCGACTTCAGCACCGGCAACCTGGCCCTGTTCCTGGTCGCGGCCAGCGCGGCGACGGGCCTTCTCTTCGCGCGCCGTTTTTCGACGGGCGTGCAGGACCGGGTGATCCGCCTCGAGGAGCGCCTGCGCATGGAGAGACTCCTTCCGGATGACCTGAAGAGCCGAATCGAGGATCTGACGACGGATCAGTTGATCGGGCTGCGCTTCGCTTCCGACGCGGAGCTGTCCGGTCTGGTGCGCGCGGTCCTCGACGGCGAGCTGACGGACCGAAAGGAGATCAAGCAGGCCGTAGAGGACTGGCGGGCCGACCACCAGCGCATCTGA
- a CDS encoding methyltransferase, with product MSCRQCCGLERQFDDAHALRNLRRFRRKGPAKATRRLLGAVAQDGVEGRTFIDVGGGIGAIQHELMARGAAGGTHSDAAPAFLRAARSEAEARGYAERIRYVDGDFVERARELPAADLVTLDRVVCCYPDMPALLGAAAPLARRTLGLVMPHGGPLARFGVGLVNFIQRLRRHPFRVFAHEPSAVEAVVESYGLVKRFERAGVVWRVLVFTRPEAGRP from the coding sequence GTGAGCTGTCGCCAGTGCTGCGGGCTCGAACGCCAGTTCGACGACGCGCACGCGCTCAGGAACCTGCGCAGGTTCCGCCGCAAGGGCCCGGCCAAAGCCACGCGCCGGCTGCTGGGGGCCGTAGCGCAGGACGGCGTCGAGGGCCGCACCTTCATCGACGTCGGCGGGGGCATCGGGGCCATTCAGCACGAGTTGATGGCGCGCGGGGCGGCCGGGGGAACCCACTCGGACGCGGCTCCGGCGTTCCTGCGCGCGGCGCGATCCGAGGCCGAGGCGCGGGGCTATGCCGAACGCATTCGCTACGTCGACGGCGACTTCGTCGAGCGGGCGCGCGAACTCCCGGCGGCCGACCTGGTGACTCTCGACCGGGTGGTCTGCTGCTATCCCGACATGCCGGCCCTGTTGGGCGCGGCGGCGCCCCTGGCGAGGCGGACCCTCGGGCTGGTGATGCCGCATGGCGGACCGCTGGCCCGTTTCGGCGTTGGGCTGGTGAACTTCATCCAGCGGCTCAGGCGGCATCCGTTCCGCGTCTTCGCGCACGAGCCTTCCGCGGTGGAGGCGGTGGTGGAGAGCTACGGACTCGTGAAGCGATTCGAGCGCGCCGGCGTGGTCTGGCGGGTGTTGGTCTTCACCAGGCCAGAGGCCGGTCGGCCCTGA
- a CDS encoding heavy metal translocating P-type ATPase, translating to MSCMGCAATIENVLRAGVPGVVSADVNFASGRATIQYQPDAVTPAEMTRAIEEAGYGVVAEALEEEDRGSGARTEDAEAAARAREIDRHGREFRTGLAFTLPLFLVSMGRDFGLVGAWAHATWVNWAFLALATPVQFYVGWSYYTGSFKALRNRGANMDVLVALGSSAAFFYSVVVTVALTVGVTTAGEHVYFETAAAIITLIKLGKWLEVRARGETGDAIRRMMALRPRTATLLADGEEREVPLDQVQVRQVVLVRPGERIPVDGVVLGGRSSVDESTFTGESLPVDKEPGAEVIGGTLNHEGLLQVRATRVGADTALAGIVRLVREAQGSKAPVQRLADRVAGIFVPIVIVIAAGTFLVWWMAAGAGLPAALIRTVAVLVIACPCALGLATPTAVMVGMGVGAGKGILFRNSEALELARQLKVVMLDKTGTITRGEPAVRKVVGNDPRRILGMAGSAEWGSEHPLARAVVREAQARGIELERPRDFEAVPGSGVAATVSYHRVVVGKRRFAGILGSLGQDLATQAERLEAEAHTVVWVAVDGRAIGLIAIADELKPGARDAIETLRRRMRVVMVTGDNAATAAAIADEAGIREVRAGVPPREKAEAVNALREEVGGRVAMVGDGTNDAPALARADVGIAIGTGTDVAIESADITLMGGDLAGVHEAIHLSRATMRTIRQNLFWAFGYNVALIPVAAASSMLHPVLAALAMAFSSVSVVLNSLRLKLRADRPLAW from the coding sequence ATGTCGTGCATGGGTTGTGCGGCGACCATAGAGAACGTCCTGCGCGCGGGCGTCCCCGGGGTGGTGAGCGCGGACGTTAACTTCGCCTCCGGGCGCGCGACCATCCAGTACCAGCCCGACGCAGTGACCCCCGCCGAGATGACGCGCGCCATCGAGGAGGCCGGCTACGGGGTGGTCGCCGAAGCGCTGGAAGAGGAGGACAGGGGTTCCGGAGCAAGAACGGAGGACGCCGAGGCGGCAGCCCGCGCGCGCGAGATCGACCGGCACGGCCGCGAGTTCCGCACCGGGCTGGCCTTCACGCTCCCCCTCTTCCTGGTCAGCATGGGCCGCGACTTCGGGCTGGTGGGCGCGTGGGCTCATGCGACCTGGGTGAACTGGGCCTTCCTCGCCCTCGCGACCCCGGTCCAGTTCTACGTGGGATGGAGCTACTACACCGGCTCCTTCAAGGCACTGCGCAATCGCGGCGCCAACATGGACGTGCTGGTGGCGCTGGGGTCTTCGGCGGCGTTCTTCTACAGCGTGGTCGTGACGGTTGCGCTCACCGTCGGGGTGACCACGGCGGGCGAACACGTCTATTTCGAGACGGCCGCGGCGATCATCACCCTCATCAAGCTGGGCAAGTGGCTGGAAGTCCGGGCCAGGGGCGAGACCGGCGACGCCATTCGCCGGATGATGGCGCTCCGCCCGCGCACCGCCACCCTCCTCGCAGACGGGGAGGAGCGGGAGGTGCCGCTCGACCAGGTACAGGTGCGCCAGGTCGTGCTGGTGCGCCCCGGCGAGCGGATTCCGGTCGACGGCGTCGTGCTCGGCGGGCGCTCCTCGGTGGACGAGAGCACCTTCACCGGCGAGAGCCTCCCGGTGGACAAGGAGCCGGGGGCGGAGGTGATCGGCGGCACCCTCAACCACGAGGGGCTGCTGCAGGTGCGCGCGACCCGGGTGGGCGCCGACACCGCCCTGGCGGGGATCGTGCGCCTGGTGCGCGAGGCCCAGGGCAGCAAGGCGCCCGTGCAGCGGCTGGCCGATCGGGTGGCGGGGATCTTCGTGCCGATCGTGATCGTGATCGCGGCGGGGACCTTCCTGGTGTGGTGGATGGCCGCGGGTGCCGGTCTGCCGGCCGCGCTGATCCGCACGGTGGCGGTGCTGGTGATTGCCTGCCCGTGCGCTCTGGGGCTGGCGACCCCCACCGCCGTGATGGTCGGGATGGGGGTGGGGGCGGGGAAGGGCATCCTGTTCCGGAACAGCGAGGCGCTCGAGCTCGCCCGGCAGCTGAAGGTGGTCATGCTCGACAAGACCGGCACCATTACCAGGGGCGAGCCCGCAGTGCGCAAGGTGGTGGGGAACGACCCGCGCAGGATCCTCGGGATGGCGGGCTCCGCCGAGTGGGGCAGCGAGCATCCGCTGGCGCGCGCAGTGGTGCGGGAGGCACAGGCGCGCGGCATCGAGCTGGAACGTCCGCGCGACTTTGAAGCCGTGCCGGGGTCGGGGGTGGCAGCCACCGTGAGCTATCACCGTGTGGTGGTGGGGAAGAGGCGGTTCGCGGGCATCCTCGGCAGTCTCGGGCAGGACCTGGCGACTCAGGCGGAGCGCCTGGAGGCGGAGGCGCACACGGTGGTCTGGGTCGCGGTCGACGGGCGCGCGATCGGCCTGATCGCCATTGCGGACGAACTCAAGCCGGGCGCCCGCGACGCGATCGAAACGCTGCGAAGGCGCATGCGGGTGGTCATGGTCACCGGCGACAACGCGGCCACCGCCGCCGCCATCGCCGACGAAGCCGGCATCCGCGAGGTGCGCGCCGGCGTCCCGCCGCGCGAGAAGGCCGAGGCGGTGAACGCCCTCAGGGAGGAAGTGGGCGGGCGCGTCGCCATGGTGGGCGACGGCACCAACGACGCTCCCGCGCTAGCCCGCGCGGATGTCGGCATCGCCATTGGAACGGGCACCGACGTGGCCATCGAAAGCGCCGACATCACCCTCATGGGCGGCGACCTGGCGGGCGTGCACGAGGCCATCCACCTGTCGCGCGCGACCATGCGCACCATCCGCCAGAATCTCTTCTGGGCCTTTGGCTACAACGTGGCGCTCATTCCGGTAGCGGCCGCCAGCAGCATGCTCCACCCCGTTCTGGCCGCGCTGGCGATGGCCTTCTCGAGCGTCAGCGTGGTGCTGAACAGCCTGCGCCTGAAGCTCAGGGCCGACCGGCCTCTGGCCTGGTGA
- a CDS encoding sulfurtransferase produces MSFTTLVTPKEVFAHLDDPDWVIVDCRFSLADAEHGRREYASAHIPGAAYAHLEEDLSGPIVPGTTGRHPLPAAADFASTLGAWGVDGRVQVVAYDDMGGAMAGRLWWMLGWVGHDAAALLDGGWQRWCAEGRPTTAEVAARPARVFSAAPRPERVVPAADVLGSLGDASTPLIDARAGERYRGEVEPLDPVAGHIPGAVCAAFEENLSADGTFKSREELRQRFRAILGDTPPEHSVSYCGSGVTACHNLLAMEHAGLGGGRLYAGSWSQWVTDPDRPVERG; encoded by the coding sequence ATGTCCTTCACCACGCTTGTGACCCCGAAAGAAGTGTTCGCACACCTCGACGATCCCGACTGGGTGATCGTCGACTGCCGCTTTTCCCTGGCCGACGCCGAACATGGCCGGCGCGAGTACGCATCGGCGCACATTCCGGGCGCCGCCTACGCCCACTTGGAGGAAGACCTCTCCGGTCCCATCGTCCCGGGCACGACCGGCCGCCACCCGCTTCCGGCGGCCGCCGACTTCGCGAGCACGCTCGGCGCCTGGGGCGTCGACGGGCGGGTGCAGGTCGTGGCCTACGACGACATGGGAGGCGCGATGGCGGGGCGGCTCTGGTGGATGCTCGGCTGGGTCGGCCACGACGCGGCCGCCCTGCTCGACGGCGGCTGGCAGCGCTGGTGCGCCGAGGGGCGGCCGACCACGGCCGAGGTGGCCGCGCGGCCGGCGCGGGTCTTCTCGGCCGCGCCGCGGCCCGAGCGCGTCGTCCCGGCGGCCGACGTGCTCGGCAGCCTCGGAGACGCCTCCACCCCCCTAATCGACGCACGCGCCGGAGAGCGCTACCGCGGCGAGGTCGAACCGCTGGACCCGGTGGCGGGCCACATCCCGGGAGCGGTGTGCGCGGCCTTCGAGGAAAACCTTTCCGCGGACGGCACCTTCAAGTCGCGCGAGGAGCTCCGCCAACGCTTCCGGGCCATCCTCGGCGACACGCCTCCGGAGCATTCGGTGTCGTACTGCGGTTCCGGCGTCACCGCCTGCCACAACCTGCTCGCCATGGAACACGCCGGGCTCGGCGGCGGGCGGCTCTACGCGGGTTCGTGGAGCCAATGGGTCACGGATCCCGACCGTCCGGTGGAGCGCGGCTGA
- a CDS encoding phosphatidylserine/phosphatidylglycerophosphate/cardiolipin synthase family protein has translation MADDGRSSLRVGARAEVLVDSEAVWAAVQADLAAARQYAFIQTYSFEGDWVGTALSDALLAARAPDRRLLVDSYTRANQNDRWIALPGTLFDRGFRAEVRNTGRLVRLLRSEGVGVRFGRPFGMLGQRFLNRDHKKVILFDDRVSYIGGINFSEHNFAWHDLMVRVEDADVARFLRRDFQSSWEGSSRYARASFPGPELDLHLLPGEGNRAAYRDLLGLIDGARRSIDVISPYLSPPFTDHLAAAAARGVRVRIVTPRSNNKAYLQKYLLAMAERAGFEVWLFEGGMIHMKCMLIDDGMLVTGSSNFDLMSYNGFLAEIVAVFRSTEVVAAFRRRVLEPDLRASRRFEDDGGAGGGRLGRALRAMPIRVAKRVARVLGPG, from the coding sequence ATGGCCGACGACGGCAGGTCCTCCCTGCGGGTCGGCGCGCGCGCCGAAGTCCTGGTCGACTCCGAAGCCGTGTGGGCGGCCGTTCAGGCCGATCTCGCCGCGGCGCGCCAGTACGCCTTCATCCAGACCTACTCGTTCGAGGGCGATTGGGTGGGGACGGCGCTCTCGGACGCCCTGCTCGCCGCGCGCGCGCCGGACCGCCGGCTGCTCGTCGACTCCTATACGCGCGCCAACCAGAACGACCGCTGGATCGCGCTTCCCGGAACGCTTTTCGATCGCGGGTTTCGGGCGGAGGTGCGCAACACCGGGCGACTGGTGCGCCTGCTGCGGTCCGAGGGCGTGGGCGTCCGCTTCGGCCGCCCCTTCGGGATGCTCGGGCAGCGCTTCCTCAACCGCGACCACAAGAAGGTCATCCTCTTCGACGACCGCGTGTCCTACATCGGGGGCATCAACTTCTCCGAGCACAACTTCGCGTGGCACGATCTCATGGTGCGGGTCGAGGATGCGGATGTGGCGCGCTTTCTCAGGCGGGACTTCCAGTCCTCGTGGGAGGGGAGTTCGCGGTATGCGCGGGCATCCTTTCCAGGGCCGGAGCTGGACCTTCATCTGCTGCCGGGTGAAGGCAACCGCGCGGCCTATCGCGACCTACTCGGGCTCATCGATGGCGCCAGGCGCTCGATTGACGTCATCAGCCCCTATCTGAGCCCGCCCTTCACGGATCATCTGGCGGCTGCCGCGGCGCGTGGCGTCCGGGTCCGGATCGTGACCCCGCGCTCGAACAACAAGGCCTATCTGCAGAAGTATCTGCTGGCGATGGCGGAGCGGGCCGGCTTCGAGGTCTGGCTGTTCGAGGGTGGCATGATCCACATGAAGTGCATGCTGATCGACGACGGCATGCTGGTCACCGGGTCCTCCAACTTCGACCTGATGAGCTACAACGGGTTCCTGGCCGAGATCGTCGCGGTTTTCCGGTCAACGGAGGTCGTCGCAGCGTTCCGGCGCCGGGTCCTGGAGCCGGATCTGAGGGCTTCGCGGCGGTTCGAGGACGATGGCGGTGCCGGAGGGGGACGGCTGGGGAGAGCGCTGCGCGCGATGCCGATCCGGGTCGCGAAACGGGTGGCGAGAGTGCTCGGTCCCGGGTGA
- a CDS encoding Nramp family divalent metal transporter: MPERQTPESRTGLAPFRSAELPVPPRPRGLAWIGVVGPGVIVLGASIGGGEFLLGPSAFVRYGLVLLWVTAVATFLQTVFNTELMRWTIATGEPVFTGFMRTRPAAPFWAVVYALLYFLQLGWPAWAGTAAGAVFFLVFRDLAGPENAGLVHAFGVGTFVLCVAILLFGRRIERTLEILNWILVVAILGTFLVLALMFVAPETWVAGAAGLVGYDPAQGAFRFIPAGADFFLIGAFAAYSGAGGMTNLTLSNWARDKGYGMGSVVGYIPAAVGGKQVRLAPTGYIFDPTAEAMGRWRGWWRIVRADQWGIYFTGALLGMILPAVLYVTFIEAGTDIRGLSVAAALADAMATRAGALFGGIIALMGVWILFKTQLDIVDGMTRAITDILWTGSRRVRRWRGGDVRFVYYTVLVGIAGWGIIGLGLAQPIVLLQLGANMAGIVFVISSLHLLYINTRFLPKEIRPPMWRRVALVATSVFYGAFVVLWLSGLF, from the coding sequence TTGCCTGAACGACAGACCCCCGAATCCCGGACCGGCCTGGCCCCCTTCCGGAGCGCCGAGCTGCCGGTCCCGCCCCGGCCCCGGGGACTGGCCTGGATCGGGGTCGTGGGCCCCGGAGTGATCGTGCTGGGCGCCTCCATCGGGGGCGGGGAGTTTCTGCTGGGCCCATCCGCCTTCGTCCGCTACGGGCTGGTGCTGCTCTGGGTGACAGCGGTCGCCACCTTCCTCCAGACCGTGTTCAACACCGAACTCATGCGCTGGACGATCGCCACCGGCGAGCCCGTCTTCACCGGGTTCATGCGCACGCGGCCGGCGGCGCCGTTCTGGGCCGTGGTCTACGCGCTGCTGTACTTCCTGCAGCTTGGGTGGCCGGCCTGGGCGGGCACGGCGGCGGGCGCGGTGTTCTTCCTGGTGTTCCGCGACCTGGCCGGGCCGGAGAACGCCGGACTGGTGCATGCCTTCGGGGTGGGGACGTTCGTCCTGTGCGTCGCCATCCTGCTCTTCGGACGGCGCATCGAACGCACGCTGGAGATCCTGAACTGGATCCTGGTAGTGGCGATCCTCGGGACCTTCCTGGTGCTGGCGCTCATGTTCGTGGCCCCGGAGACCTGGGTCGCGGGGGCGGCGGGGCTGGTGGGATACGACCCGGCGCAGGGGGCGTTTCGCTTCATTCCGGCGGGCGCCGACTTCTTCCTGATCGGGGCCTTCGCGGCCTACTCGGGTGCGGGCGGGATGACCAATCTGACCCTCTCCAACTGGGCGCGCGACAAGGGGTACGGGATGGGCAGCGTGGTGGGCTACATCCCGGCCGCCGTGGGCGGCAAGCAGGTGCGCCTCGCCCCGACCGGCTACATCTTCGACCCCACCGCGGAGGCGATGGGCCGGTGGCGGGGGTGGTGGCGCATCGTGCGCGCCGACCAGTGGGGCATCTATTTCACCGGCGCGCTGCTCGGGATGATCCTGCCCGCCGTGCTCTACGTGACCTTCATCGAGGCCGGCACCGACATCCGCGGCCTGTCGGTGGCGGCGGCGCTGGCCGACGCCATGGCCACCCGGGCGGGCGCGCTCTTCGGGGGCATCATCGCCCTCATGGGCGTCTGGATCCTCTTCAAGACCCAACTGGACATCGTCGACGGAATGACGCGCGCCATCACCGACATCCTGTGGACGGGCTCCCGGCGCGTGCGGCGCTGGCGCGGGGGGGACGTGCGCTTCGTCTACTACACGGTGCTCGTCGGGATCGCCGGATGGGGGATCATCGGCCTCGGACTGGCGCAGCCGATCGTGCTGCTGCAACTGGGCGCCAACATGGCCGGCATCGTGTTCGTCATCTCCTCGCTTCACCTTCTTTACATCAACACGCGCTTCCTTCCGAAGGAGATACGCCCGCCGATGTGGCGGAGGGTGGCGCTGGTCGCCACGTCGGTGTTCTACGGGGCGTTCGTGGTGCTCTGGCTGAGCGGGCTTTTCTAA
- a CDS encoding FAD-dependent oxidoreductase, whose translation MQPTDVSNPDYYHKVVDCQWGCPAHTNVPEYIRLIANGRYTDSFWLNRSSNVFPGILGRTCDRPCEPACRRTRVDGKPVAICRLKRVAADLRDPTDNRLPEIPVVKNGKHIALVGCGPASLTVCNDLMPLGYECTIFEALPRSGGLMRTNIPAFRLPVAVLEEEIDMILDMGVEIHYNTRIDSMKELLEEGYDAVFVGTGAPKGKELNIPGRQEAADNIHIGIEWLEAVHFGHVDAIGERVLVIGVGNTAMDCCRTSKRLGGTDIKVMARKSRPYFKASPWELEDAEEELVDIVENYSPKRFVLEDGRLVGMEFELVSWHKDEESGRLKATVHDTEILPCDDVILAIGQDNAFPWIERDIGIEFNHWDMPEVDRTTFMTTREGIFVGGDAAWGPENIIWAVEHGHQAAISIHNYCQGLSLTEDRPPQDQNLISAKMGMHEWAYSNDYNPSPRQKMKHVELVRRFEELSIEVEMGFDPEQTAREVERCLNCDIQTHFEAKLCIECDACIDICPVHCLTITVNGDEEDLRTRLMAPAENLTQDLMVSEGLPQTGRVMVKDEDLCVHCGLCAERCPTAAWDMRKFELLIPYAGQEAACPTHV comes from the coding sequence ATGCAACCCACGGACGTCAGCAACCCCGACTACTACCACAAGGTGGTGGACTGCCAGTGGGGCTGTCCGGCCCACACCAACGTGCCCGAGTACATCCGGCTCATCGCCAACGGCCGCTACACGGACTCGTTCTGGCTGAACCGGTCCTCGAACGTCTTCCCGGGGATCCTGGGCCGCACCTGCGACCGTCCCTGCGAGCCCGCCTGCCGGCGCACCCGCGTGGACGGCAAACCGGTCGCCATCTGCCGCCTGAAGCGGGTTGCGGCCGACCTGCGCGATCCGACCGACAATCGCCTGCCGGAGATACCGGTGGTGAAGAACGGCAAGCACATCGCCCTGGTCGGGTGCGGGCCGGCGTCGCTCACAGTCTGCAACGATCTCATGCCGCTGGGCTACGAGTGCACGATCTTCGAGGCGCTCCCTCGCTCCGGCGGGCTCATGCGCACCAACATCCCCGCCTTCCGGCTCCCCGTCGCGGTGCTCGAGGAAGAGATCGACATGATCCTCGACATGGGCGTCGAGATCCACTACAACACGCGCATCGACTCGATGAAGGAGCTTCTCGAGGAGGGCTACGACGCCGTCTTCGTGGGCACCGGCGCCCCCAAGGGCAAGGAGCTGAACATCCCGGGCCGCCAGGAAGCCGCCGACAACATCCACATCGGCATCGAGTGGCTGGAGGCGGTGCACTTCGGGCACGTCGACGCCATCGGCGAGCGCGTGCTGGTGATCGGGGTCGGCAACACGGCGATGGACTGCTGCCGCACCTCGAAGCGCCTCGGCGGCACAGACATCAAGGTGATGGCGCGCAAGTCGCGGCCCTACTTCAAGGCGTCGCCCTGGGAGCTCGAGGACGCCGAGGAGGAGCTCGTCGACATCGTCGAGAACTACTCCCCGAAGCGGTTCGTGCTGGAAGACGGCAGGCTGGTCGGGATGGAGTTCGAGCTGGTCAGTTGGCACAAGGACGAGGAGAGCGGACGGCTGAAGGCGACGGTGCACGACACCGAGATCCTCCCCTGCGACGACGTCATCCTCGCCATCGGCCAGGACAACGCGTTCCCCTGGATCGAGCGCGACATCGGCATCGAGTTCAACCACTGGGACATGCCCGAGGTCGACCGCACCACCTTCATGACCACCCGCGAGGGGATCTTCGTGGGCGGCGACGCGGCGTGGGGGCCGGAGAACATCATCTGGGCGGTGGAGCACGGCCACCAGGCCGCCATCTCGATCCACAACTACTGCCAGGGGCTGTCGCTTACCGAAGACCGCCCGCCGCAGGACCAGAACCTCATCTCCGCCAAGATGGGGATGCACGAGTGGGCCTACTCCAACGACTACAATCCCTCGCCGCGCCAGAAGATGAAGCACGTGGAGCTGGTGCGCCGCTTCGAGGAGCTGTCCATCGAAGTGGAGATGGGGTTCGACCCGGAGCAGACCGCGCGCGAGGTGGAGCGCTGCCTCAACTGCGACATCCAGACCCACTTCGAGGCCAAGCTGTGCATCGAATGCGACGCCTGCATCGACATCTGCCCGGTGCACTGCCTCACGATCACCGTGAACGGCGATGAGGAGGATCTCCGGACGCGCCTGATGGCGCCCGCGGAGAACCTCACCCAGGATCTGATGGTATCAGAAGGACTCCCCCAGACCGGACGCGTGATGGTGAAGGACGAGGATCTCTGCGTCCACTGCGGCCTGTGCGCGGAGCGCTGTCCCACGGCGGCCTGGGACATGCGCAAGTTCGAACTGTTGATTCCCTACGCGGGGCAGGAAGCGGCATGTCCGACCCACGTCTAG